A section of the Papio anubis isolate 15944 chromosome 4, Panubis1.0, whole genome shotgun sequence genome encodes:
- the INTS1 gene encoding integrator complex subunit 1 yields the protein MNRAKPTTVRRPSAAAKPSGHPPPGDFIALGSKGQANESKTASTLLKPAPSGLPSERKRDAAAALSSASALTGLTKRPKLSSTPPLSALGRLAEAAVAEKRAISPSIKEPSVVPIEVLPTVLLDEIEAAELEGNDDRIEGVLCGAVKQLKVTRAKPDSTLYLSLMYLAKIKPNIFATEGVIEALCSLLRRDASINFKAKGNSLVSVLACNLLMAAYEEDENWPEIFVKVYIEDSLGERIWVDSPHCKTFVDNIQTAFNTRMPPRSVLLQGEAGRGAGDLGAGSSPHPSLTEEEDSQTELLIAEEKLSPEQEGQLMPRYEELAESVEEYVLDMLRDQLNRRQPIDNVSRNLLRLLTSTCGYKEVRLLAVQKLEMWLQNPKLTRPAQDLLMSVCMNCNTHGSEDMDVISHLIKIRLKPKVLLNHFMLCIRELLSAHKDNLGSTIKLVIFNELSSARNPNNMQVLYTALQHSSDLAPKFLAMVFQDLLTNKDDYLRASRALLREIIKQTKHEINFQAFCLGLMQERKEPQYLEMEFKERFVVHITDVLAVSMMLGITAQVKEAGIAWDKGEKRSKDAGVARPCSVGGSQVQAGGRWFSVAALSSDRPGGAVPQHSPSGTQSLEAAVPVPVHPDLTPAAGSGPVLPECPLCAPALAQRGDTAGMVAPAILWPPQPVAWILMAATQPDAVWWLHTVVPSISKLAGLDSCGTPAARGLAHPVAPHLSPALLCLPSLHKVLFTEQPETYYKWDNWPPESDRNFFLRLCSEVPILEDTLMRILVIGLSRELPLGPADAMELADHLVKRAAAVQADDVEVLKVGRTQLIDAVLNLCTYHHPENIQLPPGYQPPNLAISTLYWKAWPLLLVVAAFNPENIGLAAWEEYPTLKMLMEMVMTNNYSYPPCTLTDEETRTEMMNRELQTAQREKQEILAFEGHLAAASTKQTITESSSLLLSQLTSLDPQGPPRRPPPHILDQVKSLNQSLRLGHLLCRSRNPDFLLHIIQRQASSQSMPWLADLVQSSEGSLDVLPVQCLCEFLLHDAVDDAASGEEDDEGESKEQKAKKRQRQQKQRQLLGRLQDLLLGPKADEQTTCEVLDYFLRRLGSSQVASRVLAMKGLSLVLSEGSLRDGEEKEPPMEEDVGDTDVLQGYQWLLRDLPRLPLFDSVRSTTALALQQAIHMETDPQTISAYLIYLSQHTPVEEQAQHSDLALDVARLVVERSTIMSHLFSKLSPSAASDAVLSALLSIFSRYVRRMRQSKEGEEVYSWSESQDQVFLRWSSGETATMHILVVHAMVILLTLGPPRADDSEFQALLDIWFPEEKPLPTAFLVDTSEEALLLPDWLKLRMIRSEVLRLVDAALQDLEPQQLLLFVQSFGIPVSSMSKLLQFLDQAVAHDPQTLEQNIMDKNYMAHLVEVQHERGASGGQTFHSLLTASLPPRRDSTEAPKPKSSPEQPTGQGRIRAGTQLRVLGPEDDLAGMFLQIFPLSPDPRWQSSSPRPVALALQQALGQELARVIQGNPEVPGVTVRVLQALATLLSSPHGGALVMSMHRSHFLACPLMRQLCQYQRCVPQDTGFSSLFLKVLLQMLQWLDSPGVEGGPLRAQLRMLAGQASAGRRLSDVRGGLLRLADALAFRQDLEVVSSTVRAVVATLRSGEQCSVEPELISKVLQGLMEVRSPHLEELLTALFSATADAASPFPGCKPVVVVSSLLLQEEEPLAAGKPDADGGGLEAVRLGPSSGLLVDWLEMLDPEVVSSCPDLQHRLLFSRRKGKGQAQVPSFRPYLLTLFTHQSNWPTLHQCIRVLLGKSREQRFDPSASLDFLWACIHVPRIWQGRDQRTPQKRREELVLRVQGPELISLVELILAEAETRSQDGDAAACSLIQARLPLLLSCCRGDDEGVRKVTEHLSGCIQQWGDSVLGRRCRDLLLQLYLQRPELRVPVPEVLLHSEGAASSSICKLDGLIHRFITLLADTSDSRASENRGADASMACRKLAVAHPLLLLRHLPMIAALLHGRTHLNFQEFRQQNHLSCFLHVLGLLELLQPHVFRSEHQGALWDCLLSFIRLLLNYRKSSRHLAAFINKFVQFIHKYITYNAAAAVSFLQKHADPLHDLSFDNSDLVMLKSLLAGLSLPSRDDRTDRGLDEEGDEESSAGSLPLVSVSLFTPLTAAEMAPYMKRLSRGQTVEDLLEVLSDIDEMSRRRPEILGFFSTNLQRLMSSAEESCRNLAFSLALRSIQNSPSIAADFLPTFMYCLGSQDFEVVQTALRNLPEYTLLCQEHAAVLLHRAFLVGMYGQMDPSAQISEALRILHMEAVM from the exons TGCTGCCCACGGTGCTGCTGGACGAGATCGAGGCGGCCGAGCTGGAAGGCAACGACGACAGGATCGAGGGCGTGCTGTGCGGGGCCGTGAAGCAGCTGAAGGTCACCCGCGCCAAGCCCGACAGCACCCTCTACCTGAGCCTCATGTACCTGGCCAAGATCAAGCCCAACATCTTCGCCACCGAAGGCGTCATTGAG GCTCTGTGCAGCCTCCTGCGGCGGGACGCCTCCATCAACTTCAAGGCCAAGGGGAACAGCCTGGTGTCCGTGCTGGCCTGTAACCTCCTCATGGCCGCCTACGAGGAGGACGAGAACTGGCCCGAGATCTTTGTCAAG GTGTACATCGAGGACTCCCTGGGGGAGCGGATCTGGGTGGACAGCCCTCACTGTAAGACGTTTGTGGACAACATCCAGACGGCCTTCAACACCAGAATGCCCCCCAGGAGTGTGCTGCTGCAGGGGGAGGCGGGCCGCGGCGCTGGCGACCTGGGGGCGG GGAGCAGCCCACACCCCTCCCTCACGGAGGAGGAGGACAGCCAGACGGAGCTGCTGATCGCAGAGGAGAAACTGAGCCCCGAGCAGGAGGGCCAGCTCATGCCCAG GTACGAAGAGCTTGCGGAGAGTGTGGAGGAGTACGTCCTGGACATGCTGCGGGACCAGCTGAACCGGCGCCAGCCCATTGACAACGTCTCCAGGAACCTCCTGCGGCTCCTCACCTCCACCTGCGGCTACAAGGAGGTGCGGCTGCTGGCGGTGCAGAAGCTGGAGATGTGGCTGCAGAACCCCAAG CTGACCCGGCCGGCCCAGGACCTGCTGATGTCCGTCTGTATGAACTGCAACACGCATGGTTCTGAAGACATGGACGTCATCTCACATTTGATCAAGATCCGCCTCAAGCCCAAAGTCCTCCTCAACCACTTCATGCTGTGCATCAG GGAGCTGCTGAGCGCGCACAAGGACAACCTGGGCAGCACCATCAAGCTGGTGATCTTCAATGAGCTCTCCAGCGCCCGGAACCCCAACAACATGCAGGTCCTCTACACCGCGCTGCAGCACAGCTCTGACCTGGCGCCCAAG TTCCTGGCCATGGTGTTCCAGGACCTGCTGACCAACAAGGACGACTACCTGCGGGCCTCGCGGGCCCTGCTGCGGGAGATCATCAAGCAGACCAAGCACGAGATCAACTTCCAGGCCTTCTGCCTGGGGCTCATGCAGGAGCGCAAGGAGCCACAATACCTGGAGATGGAGTTCAAG GAACGCTTCGTGGTGCACATCACCGACGTGCTGGCGGTGTCCATGATGCTGGGCATCACAGCGCAGGTGAAGGAGGCTGGCATCGCCTGggacaaaggagaaaagaggagtaAGGACGCGGGGGTGGCCCGGCCTTGCTCGGTGGGGGGGTCTCAGGTCCAGGCTGGTGGCCGGTGGTTCTCTGTGGCTGCACTGTCCTCTGACCGCCCGGGAGGAGCGGTCCCACAGCACAGCCCCTCAGGGACACAGAGCCTGGAAGCTGCCGTCCCGGTTCCTGTCCATCCAGACCTCACCCCAGCTGCAGGATCAGGCCCTGTTCTCCCTGAGTGTCCTTTGTGTGCTCCAGCTCTGGCCCAGCGTGGGGACACTGCAGGCATGGTGGCCCCAGCc ATCCTGTGGCCCCCTCAGCCCGTGGCTTGGATCCTGATGGCCGCCACCCAGCCCGATGCCGTCTGGTGGCTTCACACTGTGGTCCCCTCCATCAGCAAGCTCGCTGGCTTGGACTCCTGTGGCACCCCTGCAGCCCGTGGCCTTGCGCATCCTGTGGCCCCACACCTCAGCCC GGCCCTTCTCTGCCTGCCCAGCCTGCACAAGGTGCTGTTCACAGAGCAGCCGGAGACCTACTACAAGTGGGACAACTGGCCACCAGAGAGTGACCGCAA CTTCTTCCTGCGCCTGTGCTCCGAGGTGCCCATCCTGGAGGACACGCTGATGCGCATCCTGGTCATCGGGCTGTCCCGGGAGCTCCCGCTCGGGCCCGCAGATGCCATGGAGCTCGCCGACCACCTGGTGAAGCGGGCGGCGGCCGTGCAGGCGGATG ATGTGGAAGTGCTGAAGGTGGGGAGGACCCAGCTGATCGACGCCGTTCTGAACCTGTGCACCTACCATCACCCTGAAAACATCCAGCTCCCGCCCGG GTACCAGCCTCCGAACCTCGCTATCTCCACCCTCTACTGGAAGGCCTGGCCCCTCCTGCTGGTCGTCGCGGCATTCAACCCAGAGAACATCG GCCTGGCTGCGTGGGAGGAGTACCCGACCCTGAAGATGCTCATGGAGATGGTGATGACCAA CAACTACTCCTACCCGCCGTGCACCCTGACGGATGAGGAGACCCGGACGGAGATGATGAACCGTGAGCTGCAGACTGCCCAGCGGGAGAAGCAGGAGATCCTGGCCTTCGAGGGGCACCTGGCAGCCGCGTCTACCAAGCAGACCATCACTGAGAGCAGCAGCCTCCTCCTGTCGCAGCTCACCAGCCTGGACCCCCA AGGGCCCCCTCGGAGGCCTCCCCCTCACATCCTGGATCAAGTGAAAAGCCTCAACCAGTCCCTCCGCCTCGGGCACCTCCTGTGCCGCAGCCGAAACCCCGACTTCCTCCTCCACATCATCCAGCGGCAG GCCTCCTCGCAGTCCATGCCCTGGCTGGCGGACCTGGTACAGTCCAGCGAGGGCTCCCTGGATGTGCTGCCCGTGCAGTGTCTGTGTGAGTTCCTGCTGCACGATGCTGTGGACGATGCTGCCTCCGGAGAGGAGGACGATGAGGGCGAGAGCAAGGAGCAGAAGGCCAAGAAGCGGCAG AGGCAGCAGAAGCAGCGGCAGCTGCTGGGCCGCCTGCAGGACCTGCTGTTGGGCCCGAAGGCTGATGAGCAGACAACGTGTGAGGTGCTGGACTACTTCCTGCGGCGCCTCGGCTCCTCCCAGGTGGCCTCCCGTGTGCTGGCCATgaag GGTTTGTCGCTCGTGCTTTCGGAGGGCAGCCTGCGGGACGGGGAGGAGAAGGAGCCCCCCATGGAGGAGGATGTGGGGGACACAGATGTGCTGCAGGGCTACCAGTGGCTGCTGCGGGACCTGCCCCGCCTGCCTCTCTTCGACAGCGTCAGGAGCACCACAGCCCTGGCCCTGCAGCAG GCAATCCATATGGAGACCGACCCCCAGACCATCAGCGCCTACCTGATCTACCTGTCCCAGCACACGCCTGTGGAGGAGCAGGCCCAGCACAGCGACCTGGCCCTG GACGTGGCCCGGCTGGTCGTGGAGCGCTCCACCATCATGTCCCACCTCTTCTCCAAGCTCTCCCCGAGTGCCGCGTCGGACGCCGTGCTGAGCGCTCTGCTGTCCATCTTCTCACGCTACGTGAGGCGCATGCGGCAGAGCAAGGAGGGCGAGGAGGTCTACAGCTGG TCGGAGTCTCAGGACCAGGTCTTCCTGCGCTGGAGCAGCGGGGAGACGGCCACCATGCACATCCTCGTGGTCCACGCCATGGTCATCCTGCTGACGCTGGGCCCGCCGCGAG CCGACGACAGCGAGTTCCAGGCACTGCTGGACATCTGGTTTCCAGAGGAGAAGCCGCTGCCCACCGCCTTCCTGGTGGACACGTCGGAGGAGGCGCTGCTGCTTCCCGACTGGCTGAAGCTGCGCATGATCCGTTCTGAGGTGCTCCGTCTGGTGGATGCCG CCCTGCAGGACCTGGAGCCgcagcagctgctgctgtttGTGCAGTCCTTTGGCATCCCTGTGTCCAGCATGAGCAAACTCCTCCAGTTCCTGGACCAGGCGGTGGCCCACGACCCCCAGACACTGGAGCAGAACATCATGGACAAAA attacatggcCCACCTGGTGGAGGTCCAGCATGAGCGAGGCGCCTCCGGAGGCCAGACTTTCCACTCCCTGCTCACGGCCTCCCTGCCGCCCCGCCGAG ACAGCACAGAGGCACCCAAACCAAAGAGCAGCCCGGAGCAGCCCACAGGCCAGGGCCGGATTCGGGCGGGGACCCAGCTCCGGGTGCTGGGCCCTGAGGACGACCTGGCTGGCATGTTCCTCCAG ATCTTCCCGCTCAGCCCGGACCCTCGGTGGCAGAGCTCCAGTCCCCGCCCCGTGGCCCTCGCGCTGCAGCAGGCCCTGGGCCAGGAGCTGGCCCGCGTCATCCAGGGCAACCCTGAGGTGCCGGGCGTCACGGTGCGTGTCCTGCAGGCCCTCGCCACCCTGCTCAGCTCCCCACACGGCGGCGCCCTGGTGATGTCCATGCACCGCAGCCACTTCCTGGCCTGCCCGCTGATGCGCCAGCTCTGCCAGTACCAG CGCTGTGTGCCGCAGGACACTGGCTTCTCCTCACTCTTCCTGAAGGTGCTCCTGCAGATGCTGCAGTGGTTGGACAGCCCTGGTGTGGAGGGCGGGCCCCTGCGGGCACAGCTCAGGATGCTTGCTGGCCAGGCCTCGGCCGGGCGCAGGCTCAGCGATG TGCGAGGGGGGCTCCTGCGCCTGGCCGATGCCCTGGCCTTCCGTCAGGACCTGGAGGTGGTTAGCTCCACTGTGCGTGCCGTCGTCGCCACCCTGAGGTCTGGGGAGCAGTGCAGCGTGGAGCCCGAGCTGATCAGCAAAG TCCTCCAGGGGCTGATGGAGGTGAGGTCCCCCCACCTGGAGGAGCTGCTGACTGCGCTCTTCTCTGCCACTGCGGACGCCGCCTCCCCGTTTCCGGGCTGTAAGCCCGTGGTGGTGGTGAGCTCCCTGCTGCTGCAGGAGGAGGAGCCCCTGGCTGCGGGGAAGCCGGATGCGGATGGCGGCGG CCTGGAGGCCGTGCGGCTGGGGCCCTCGTCAGGCCTCCTGGTGGACTGGCTGGAGATGCTGGACCCCGAGGTGGTCAGCAGCTGTCCCGACCTGCAGCACAGGCTGCTCTTCTCCCGGAGGAAG gGCAAAGGTCAGGCCCAGGTGCCCTCGTTCCGCCCCTACCTCCTGACCCTCTTCACACATCAGTCCAACTGGCCCACGCTGCACCAGTGCATCCGAGTCCTGCTGGGCAAGAGCCGGGAGCAGAG GTTCGACCCCTCCGCCTCTCTGGACTTCCTCTGGGCCTGCATCCACGTTCCTCGCATCTGGCAGGGGCGGGACCAGCGCACCCCGCAG AAGCGGCGGGAGGAGCTAGTGCTGCGGGTGCAGGGCCCGGAGCTCATCAGCCTGGTGGAGCTGATCCTGGCCGAGGCGGAGACGCGGAGCCAGGACGGGGACGCGGCCGCCTGCAGCCTCATCCAGGCCCGGCTGCCCCTGCTGCTCAGCTGCTGCCGTGGGGACGATGAGGGTGTCAGGAAGGTGACGGAGCACCTGTCAGGCTGCATCCAGCAGTGGGGAGACAG TGTGCTGGGCAGGCGCTGCCGAGACCTCCTCCTGCAGCTCTACCTACAGCGGCCGGAGCTGCGGGTGCCCGTGCCTGAGGTCCTGCTGCACAGCGAAGGAGCTGCCAGCAGCAGCATCTGCAAG CTGGATGGACTCATCCACCGCTTCATCACGCTCCTGGCGGACACCAGCGACTCCCGGGCGTCGGAGAACCGAGGGGCGGACGCCAGCATGGCCTGCCGGAAGCTGGCAGTGGCGCACCCACTACTGCTGCTCAG GCACCTGCCCATGATCGCGGCGCTCCTGCACGGCCGTACCCACCTCAACTTCCAGGAGTTCCGGCAGCAGAACCACCTGAGCTGCTTCCTGCACGTGCTGGGCCTGCTGGAGCTGCTGCAGCCGCACGTGTTCCGCAGCGAGCACCAGGGGGCGCTGTGGGACTGCCTGCTGTCCTTCATCCGCCTGCTGCTG AATTATAGGAAGTCCTCCCGCCACCTAGCTGCCTTCATCAACAAGTTTGTGCAGTTCATCCATAAGTACATCACCTACAATGCCGCGGCAGCCGTTTCCTTCCTTCAGAAGCACGCTGACCCGCTCCA CGACCTGTCCTTCGACAACAGTGACCTGGTGATGCTGAAATCCCTCCTTGCAGGGCTCAGTCTGCCCAGCAGGGACGACAGGACCGACCGAGGCCTGGACGAAGAGGGCGACG AGGAGAGCTCAGCTGGCTCCTTGCCCCTGGTCAGCGTCTCCCTCTTCACCCCTCTGACCGCTGCCGAGATGGCCCCCTACATGAAGCGGCTTTCCCGGGGCCAAACGGTGGAGG ATCTGCTGGAGGTTCTGAGTGACATAGACGAGATGTCCCGGCGGAGACCCGAGATCCTGGGCTTCTTCTCG ACCAACCTGCAGCGGCTGATGAGCTCGGCCGAGGAGTCTTGCCGCAACCTGGCCTTCAGCCTGGCCCTGCGCTCCATCCAGAACAGCCCCAG CATCGCAGCTGACTTCCTGCCCACATTCATGTACTGCCTGGGCAGCCAGGACTTTGAGGTGGTGCAAACGGCCCTCAGGAACCTGCCTGAGTACACTCTTCTGTGCCAAG AGCATGCGGCTGTGCTGCTGCACCGGGCCTTCCTGGTGGGCATGTACGGCCAGATGGACCCCAGCGCGCAGATCTCTGAGGCCCTGAGGATCTTGCATATGGAGGCCGTGATGTGA